The proteins below come from a single Corylus avellana chromosome ca3, CavTom2PMs-1.0 genomic window:
- the LOC132173466 gene encoding probable inactive purple acid phosphatase 27 — MEESCRCLKVFTMFVVLLWLASLRLASAHVIGYGEQPLSKIAIHKATSALRESVSIQANPVVLGLQGEDTEWVTVDLVNPDPSEDDWIAVFSPADFNSSTCLPVNDEDQEPYICTSPIKFKYANSSNSEYTKTGKAVLKFQLINQRADFSFAVFSGGLTNPKLVAVSNYISFANPKAPLYPRLAQGKSWDEMTITWTSGYAIDEAVPLVEWGLKGETQTQSPAGTLTVDQNSMNSFSTPKRMEAPPAIRNNLQGRGFTTPVLFAQKRLEQKDLSRNNDRLQIQVDQVDPNIQIFNGIENQILENGIQRVGTSSYVWRNGWYEVANNQFYPSLRI, encoded by the exons ATGGAAGAGAGCTGTCGTTGCCTAAAGGTTTTCACAATGTTTGTTGTGCTTTTGTGGTTGGCAAGCTTGAGATTGGCTTCTGCTCACGTAATTGGGTATGGGGAGCAGCCACTGTCCAAGATTGCCATTCACAAGGCAACTTCTGCACTTCGTGAGTCCGTCTCCATTCAAGCGAACCCAGTTGTTCTTGGGTTACAG GGCGAGGACACTGAATGGGTAACTGTGGATCTTGTAAACCCAGATCCTTCTGAGGATGATTGGATTGCAGTTTTTTCTCCTGCAGACTTCAA CTCATCAACCTGTCTACCAGTGAATGATGAAGATCAAGAACCATATATATGCACAAGCCCGATAAAG TTCAAGTATGCAAATTCCTCCAATTCAGAGTATACAAAAACTGGCAAAGCTGTTTTGAAGTTCCAGTTGATCAATCAGCGGGCAGATTTCTCCTTTGCAGTTTTTTCAGGCGGTTTGACAAAT CCTAAACTGGTGGCAGTTTCAAATTACATTTCATTTGCCAATCCTAAAGCACCTCTATACCCACGCCTTGCTCAAGGCAAATCTTGGGATGAA ATGACAATAACCTGGACGAGTGGCTATGCGATAGATGAAGCTGTTCCATTAGTGGAATGGGGTCTGAAGggagaaactcaaactcaatCTCCAGCTGGAACATTGACAGTTGATCAGAACAGCAT GAATTCTTTTAGTACGCCGAAAAGAATGGAAGCACCTCCGGCAATCAGGAATAACCTCCAAGGCAGGGGGTTCACGACGCCAGTGCTCTTCGCTCAAAAGAGGTTAGAGCAAAAAGATTTAAGTCGAAACAATGACCGCTTGCAGATCCAAGTTGACCAAGTTGATCCAAACATCCAAATCTTCAACGGCATTGAGAACCAAATACTGGAGAATGGCATCCAG AGGGTCGGCACCTCATCATACGTGTGGAGGAATGGCTGGTACGAAGTGGCAAATAATCAGTTTTATCCTAGTCTGCGG ATCTAG
- the LOC132175112 gene encoding probable inactive purple acid phosphatase 27, translating to MDLQLKRSLLLLLVLLGFVGYGLGLVSADNNGSGEQPLSKIAIHKATRALNDSSSITAYPSLLGLKGEDTQWVKVDVVNPEPSTNDWVGVFSPANFNSSTCPPVNDPKEQTPYICTAPIKYMFANNYNSQYTKTGKASLKFQLINQRADFSFALFSGGLSNPKLVAVSNSISFVNPKAPLYPRLAQGKSWDVMTVTWTSGYNINEAVPFVEWGLNRQFPTRSPAGTLTFTRNSMCGSPARTVGWRDPGFIHTSFLKDLWPNSVYTYRMGHILSSGSIIRSKLYSFKSSPYPGQDSLQRVIIFGDMGKGERDGSNEYSNYQPGSLNTTDQLIKDLENIDIVFHIGDITYANGYISQWDQFTSQVEPIASKVAYMIASGNHERTWPNSGSFYNHMDSGGECGVLAETMFYVPAENRAKFWYSTDYGMFHFCVADTEHDWREGSEQYRFIENCLASVDRQKQPWLIFAAHRVLGYSSDYYYGLEGSFEEPMGRESMQKLWQKYKVDIAFYGHVHNYERSCPIYQNQCVNSERSHYSGPPNGTIHVVVGGAGSHLSKFSQVTPKWSLYKDYDHGFGKLTAFNHSSLLFEYKKSRDGDVYDSFTISRDYRDVLACVQDSCEPTTLAY from the exons ATGGATTTACAACTGAAAAGGAGCTTATTgctcctcttggtattgttgggATTTGTGGGGTACGGCCTTGGCTTGGTTTCGGCTGATAACAATGGCTCTGGGGAGCAGCCATTGTCGAAGATTGCCATTCACAAAGCCACTCGTGCTCTCAATGACTCCTCCTCCATTACAGCCTACCCTTCCCTTCTCGGCTTAAAG GGGGAGGACACTCAATGGGTAAAGGTGGACGTTGTAAACCCTGAACCGTCCACAAATGATTGGGTTGGAGTTTTTTCTCCTGCAAATTTCAA TTCATCTACCTGTCCACCAGTAAATGACCCAAAAGAACAGACTCCATATATATGCACAGCCCCGATAAAG TATATGTTTGCGAATAACTACAATTCACAATATACAAAAACAGGCAAAGCTTCTCTGAAGTTCCAGTTGATCAATCAGCGTGCAGATTTCTCCTTCGCACTATTTTCAGGCGGGTTGTCAAAT CCAAAACTGGTAGCAGTTTCAAATTCCATTTCATTTGTCAATCCTAAAGCACCCCTATATCCACGCCTTGCTCAGGGGAAGTCTTGGGATGTG ATGACAGTTACCTGGACAAGTGGCTATAACATAAATGAAGCTGTTCCATTTGTTGAGTGGGGTCTGAATCGACAATTTCCAACTCGATCCCCAGCTGGAACATTGACGTTTACTAGAAACAGCATGTGCG GTTCACCTGCACGGACAGTTGGCTGGCGCGATCCTGGTTTCATACACACAAGTTTCTTGAAGGACTTGTGGCCAAACTCTGT GTACACTTACAGGATGGGCCATATCTTATCTAGTGGTTCAATTATCCGGAGCAAGTTATATTCATTCAAATCATCCCCATATCCTGGACAAGACTCATTACAGCGAGTTATAATATTTGGTGACATGGGGAAG gGAGAGCGTGATGGCTCAAATGAGTATAGTAACTATCAACCAGGTTCACTAAACACTACTGACCAGCTCATCAAGGACTTGGAAAACATTGACATAGTTTTCCATATTGGAGACATAACATATGCAAATGGATACATCTCGCAATGGGACCAATTCACTTCTCAGGTGGAGCCCATTGCATCAAAAGTCGCATATATGATTGCGAG TGGTAATCACGAGCGCACTTGGCCAAATTCTGGGTCCTTCTATAACCATATGGATTCAGGTGGGGAATGTGGTGTGCTGGCTGAAACCATGTTCTATGTTCCTGCTGAGAATAGAGCTAAGTTTTG GTACTCCACGGATTATGGAATGTTTCACTTCTGTGTAGCCGATACTGAACATGACTGGAGGGAGGGATCAGAACAGTACAGATTCATTGAGAATTGCCTTGCTTCTGTAGATAGACAGAAACAACCTTGGTTGATCTTTGCTGCTCATCGTGTCCTTGGATATTCTTCTGACTATTATTATGGCTTGGAGGGATCATTTGAAGAGCCCATGGGAAGGGAAAGCATGCAAAAGCTTTGGCAGAAGTACAAGGTGGACATTGCATTTTATGGCCATGTCCATAACTATGAGAGGTCATGCCCCATTTACCAG AATCAATGCGTGAATTCAGAAAGATCTCATTATTCAGGCCCTCCAAATGGAACAATCCATGTTGTTGTTGGAGGGGCAGGGAGCCACCTATCAAAGTTCAGCCAAGTGACACCCAAATGGAGTCTTTACAAAGATTATGACCATGGATTTGGCAAACTGACAGCATTCAACCATTCGTCTCTCCTCTTTGAGTACAAGAAAAGCCGCGACGGAGATGTATATGATTCCTTCACCATATCTAGGGACTACAGAGATGTCCTGGCTTGTGTACAAGACAGTTGTGAACCAACCACTTTGGCATATTAA
- the LOC132175113 gene encoding probable inactive purple acid phosphatase 27 isoform X1, whose amino-acid sequence MEGFFFVSLKVALILLLVLHCVAAHGRHGVGEQPLSKIAIHRALFALHDNASIKAEPALLGTKGEDSQWVTVELVCPDPSGDDWVAVFSPAKFNSSTCPPGDEPRQQAPYICSAPIKYMFANESNSGYSKTGKTSLKFQLINQRADFSFALFSGGLSNPKLLAVSNIINFANPKAPLYPRLSQGKSWNEMTVTWTSGYNVIEAVPFVEWGLKGESQTQSPAGTLTFKRNSMCGPPARTVGWRDPGFIHTSFLKELWPNSLYTYKLGHRLFNGTYIWSKSYNFKSSPYPGQDSLQRVVIFGDMGKAERDGSNEYSNYQPGSLNTTDQLIKDLDNIDIVFHIGDITYANGYISQWDQFTSQVEPIASTVPYMIASGNHERDAPGTGSFYDSNDSGGECGVLAETMFYVPAENRAKFWYSTDYGMFRFCVADSEHDWREGSEQYKSIENCLATADRQKQPWLIFIAHRVLGYSSTYWEDGSFGEPMGRESLQKLWQKYKVDMAFFGHVHNYERTCPIYQNQCVNTERSHYSGTVNGTINVIVGGGGSHLSDFGPVQTSWSLYKDSDFGFVKLTAFDHSSLLLEYKKSSDGKVYDSFTISRDYRDVLACVHDGCEPVTLAS is encoded by the exons ATGGAGGGCTTCTTCTTCGTGTCCCTGAAAGTTGCACTGATATTGTTGTTGGTGCTGCACTGTGTTGCAGCTCATGGTAGACATGGAGTTGGGGAGCAGCCACTATCCAAGATTGCCATCCACAGGGCTCTCTTTGCGCTTCATGATAATGCTTCTATCAAAGCAGAACCAGCCCTTCTTGGCACCAAG GGGGAAGATTCTCAGTGGGTCACAGTGGAACTTGTGTGCCCTGACCCTTCTGGAGACGATTGGGTTGCAGTCTTCTCTCCAGCAAAGTTCAA CTCATCTACTTGCCCACCTGGTGATGAACCAAGACAACAGGCTCCATATATATGCTCAGCTCCAATAAAG tATATGTTTGCCAATGAATCCAACTCTGGGTACTCAAAGACAGGGAAAACatctttgaaatttcaattgaTCAATCAGAGGGCAGATTTCTCATTTGCATTATTCTCAGGTGGTTTGTCAAAT CCAAAACTGTTGGCAGTTTCAAATATCATAAATTTTGCAAATCCAAAGGCACCACTTTATCCTCGCCTCTCTCAAGGGAAGTCTTGGAATGAA ATGACAGTAACCTGGACAAGCGGCTATAACGTTATTGAGGCTGTACCTTTCGTTGAATGGGGTCTTAAGGGAGAATCTCAAACTCAATCGCCTGCTGGAACATTGACTTTTAAGCGAAATTCCATGTGTG GTCCACCTGCACGAACAGTGGGATGGCGTGATCCTGGTTTCATTCACACAAGTTTCTTAAAGGAATTGTGGCCAAACTCACT GTACACTTACAAGCTAGGTCATAGGTTGTTTAATGGTACCTATATCTGGAGCAAGTCTTATAATTTCAAGTCATCACCATATCCAGGGCAGGACTCATTACAGCGTGTTGTGATATTTGGTGATATGGGAAAG GCTGAACGTGATGGTTCAAATGAGTACAGTAATTATCAACCAGGTTCACTCAATACCACAGATCAACTCATCAAAGACCTAGACAACATCGACATAGTTTTTCACATAGGAGATATCACATATGCAAATGGATACATCTCACAGTGGGACCAGTTCACATCACAGGTGGAGCCCATTGCATCAACTGTACCATATATGATTGCAAG TGGCAATCACGAACGCGATGCACCGGGGACAGGATCCTTCTATGACTCTAATGATTCAGGTGGTGAATGTGGTGTGCTTGCTGAGACCATGTTTTATGTTCCTGCTGAGAACAGAGCTAAGTTTTG GTATTCAACAGATTATGGCATGTTCCGCTTCTGTGTAGCTGACAGTGAACATGATTGGAGGGAGGGTTCTGAACAGTACAAGTCCATCGAGAATTGTCTTGCAACAGCCGATAGGCAGAAACAGCCATGGTTGATCTTCATTGCTCATCGTGTTCTTGGTTATTCCTCCACATATTGGGAGGATGGCTCATTTGGGGAGCCCATGGGAAGGGAAAGCTTGCAAAAGCTCTGGCAGAAGTACAAAGTGGACATGGCTTTCTTTGGTCATGTCCATAACTACGAGAGAACATGCCCCATATACCAG AACCAGTGTGTGAATACAGAAAGATCCCACTATTCAGGCACAGTGAATGGAACAATCAATGTAATCGTTGGAGGGGGAGGGAGCCACTTATCGGATTTCGGACCGGTTCAGACCAGTTGGAGTCTCTACAAAGATTCTGACTTTGGCTTTGTCAAATTGACTGCATTCGACCACTCATCTCTTCTCTTGGAGTACAAAAAGAGCAGTGATGGAAAAGTGTATGATTCCTTCACCATTTCAAGGGACTACAGGGATGTGTTGGCCTGTGTACACGATGGCTGTGAACCAGTCACATTAGCTTCATGA
- the LOC132175113 gene encoding probable inactive purple acid phosphatase 27 isoform X2, translating to MYDGSSSTCPPGDEPRQQAPYICSAPIKYMFANESNSGYSKTGKTSLKFQLINQRADFSFALFSGGLSNPKLLAVSNIINFANPKAPLYPRLSQGKSWNEMTVTWTSGYNVIEAVPFVEWGLKGESQTQSPAGTLTFKRNSMCGPPARTVGWRDPGFIHTSFLKELWPNSLYTYKLGHRLFNGTYIWSKSYNFKSSPYPGQDSLQRVVIFGDMGKAERDGSNEYSNYQPGSLNTTDQLIKDLDNIDIVFHIGDITYANGYISQWDQFTSQVEPIASTVPYMIASGNHERDAPGTGSFYDSNDSGGECGVLAETMFYVPAENRAKFWYSTDYGMFRFCVADSEHDWREGSEQYKSIENCLATADRQKQPWLIFIAHRVLGYSSTYWEDGSFGEPMGRESLQKLWQKYKVDMAFFGHVHNYERTCPIYQNQCVNTERSHYSGTVNGTINVIVGGGGSHLSDFGPVQTSWSLYKDSDFGFVKLTAFDHSSLLLEYKKSSDGKVYDSFTISRDYRDVLACVHDGCEPVTLAS from the exons ATGTACGATGGCAGCTCATCTACTTGCCCACCTGGTGATGAACCAAGACAACAGGCTCCATATATATGCTCAGCTCCAATAAAG tATATGTTTGCCAATGAATCCAACTCTGGGTACTCAAAGACAGGGAAAACatctttgaaatttcaattgaTCAATCAGAGGGCAGATTTCTCATTTGCATTATTCTCAGGTGGTTTGTCAAAT CCAAAACTGTTGGCAGTTTCAAATATCATAAATTTTGCAAATCCAAAGGCACCACTTTATCCTCGCCTCTCTCAAGGGAAGTCTTGGAATGAA ATGACAGTAACCTGGACAAGCGGCTATAACGTTATTGAGGCTGTACCTTTCGTTGAATGGGGTCTTAAGGGAGAATCTCAAACTCAATCGCCTGCTGGAACATTGACTTTTAAGCGAAATTCCATGTGTG GTCCACCTGCACGAACAGTGGGATGGCGTGATCCTGGTTTCATTCACACAAGTTTCTTAAAGGAATTGTGGCCAAACTCACT GTACACTTACAAGCTAGGTCATAGGTTGTTTAATGGTACCTATATCTGGAGCAAGTCTTATAATTTCAAGTCATCACCATATCCAGGGCAGGACTCATTACAGCGTGTTGTGATATTTGGTGATATGGGAAAG GCTGAACGTGATGGTTCAAATGAGTACAGTAATTATCAACCAGGTTCACTCAATACCACAGATCAACTCATCAAAGACCTAGACAACATCGACATAGTTTTTCACATAGGAGATATCACATATGCAAATGGATACATCTCACAGTGGGACCAGTTCACATCACAGGTGGAGCCCATTGCATCAACTGTACCATATATGATTGCAAG TGGCAATCACGAACGCGATGCACCGGGGACAGGATCCTTCTATGACTCTAATGATTCAGGTGGTGAATGTGGTGTGCTTGCTGAGACCATGTTTTATGTTCCTGCTGAGAACAGAGCTAAGTTTTG GTATTCAACAGATTATGGCATGTTCCGCTTCTGTGTAGCTGACAGTGAACATGATTGGAGGGAGGGTTCTGAACAGTACAAGTCCATCGAGAATTGTCTTGCAACAGCCGATAGGCAGAAACAGCCATGGTTGATCTTCATTGCTCATCGTGTTCTTGGTTATTCCTCCACATATTGGGAGGATGGCTCATTTGGGGAGCCCATGGGAAGGGAAAGCTTGCAAAAGCTCTGGCAGAAGTACAAAGTGGACATGGCTTTCTTTGGTCATGTCCATAACTACGAGAGAACATGCCCCATATACCAG AACCAGTGTGTGAATACAGAAAGATCCCACTATTCAGGCACAGTGAATGGAACAATCAATGTAATCGTTGGAGGGGGAGGGAGCCACTTATCGGATTTCGGACCGGTTCAGACCAGTTGGAGTCTCTACAAAGATTCTGACTTTGGCTTTGTCAAATTGACTGCATTCGACCACTCATCTCTTCTCTTGGAGTACAAAAAGAGCAGTGATGGAAAAGTGTATGATTCCTTCACCATTTCAAGGGACTACAGGGATGTGTTGGCCTGTGTACACGATGGCTGTGAACCAGTCACATTAGCTTCATGA